From the genome of Ktedonobacterales bacterium:
CGGTCAGGTCCAGGCCCGGCGAACAAGGAACACCGCTCGCCAAAGATTTGCTGACCCCCAGGAGTTGGCCTCAGCACAGCGGCCAGATGCTGGAAGTCATCTACGGCAGCAACCTGCACTTTTTTATCACGCCCTTTATCCTGGGCAGCGTCCCCCTCGCTCAGATCATTCTGGGGCCGCTCCAGATTTTCGAGCCGGGCGCGCAGGAGAGCCGCGCCGACAGCAGCGAATCGCCCGCTGCGATTACAGCCATGATAGGAGCGCCGGTGCTGGCGTCATGGAAGGCGCAGGCTGCCGCCGAGATCGCCAGAACCCTGGTAAGCAGGCTCAGCATGCCCAACGCTGAGGCGACACCGCGCCTCTCCCCGCCAGAGCAGCCCCTGAGATTGCGCGATGGGGAATCAACGGCTCTGCCGCTGCGTGGAAATACTGTACACAGCCGACCAGAGAGTGCTATACGCCTGGGAGCACTGGCCCAGGATGCCCTGTTGCCCGACAGGTCAGCTACAGAACAGGTACAGACAGTAATCGAGAGTACCCCCATGATCCAGACACCACCCGGAAACCCCGACTCCACGCCAGCATGGCCCGCGCCGCCACGCGCCCTATCAGCAGGCGGCCACCAGACCGAGAACCAGAACAGCGCCGCGAGCTTGTTTCATGCTTTGGTTGAAACCATGCCACAGGCAGTCATTATCAGTGGCGCGCCCGATGGGCATATTGTGCTGGCAAACCGCTCCGCCCGCATGCTCTGGCCGCGATTGCTTGGGAGGCAGGCGCCAGGAGTCGAGACCTCAGCGCCCTTGCGCTCCTGGGTAAGCGCCGATCAGTACCCCCCGGAATGGCTGGGCTTGAGCGTCGCACTCCATCAAGCCGAGTCGTTTCGCGCCGAGATCAGCGTTGAGATCGAGGCTGACCCCTTATCCCAGGGCCAGCCAGCAGAGCAGGCGAAACAGCCACCAACCTCCCCCACTGATACGCTCGTGCGCGGGCCAAGGCAGTACCCCATGCTGGTCAGCGCCTTCCCGCTGCGCACTGCCCAGGGGATCGCCAGCCACGCCGTCGCCATCTTTGAGGATTTGAGCGGCCTGTTGGAGCGCGAACTCTTCAAAGATGAGTTACTCCTGGTGGCGGCACACGATGCCCGCAATCCGCTGACGCTGATTAGCAGCTATGCCCAGCTTCTGGAGCGCAACCTGGCGATGGAAATCCCGCCCGGCCAGGTGTTGGAACGCGCGCGCGGACGCCTGGCCGACATACAAGAGCAGGTCGAACACCTTTCAGAACTAACCGACCAGCTTTACACCGTGACACGTCTGGAGAGCGCCCGGCAGCGCCCCTATAG
Proteins encoded in this window:
- a CDS encoding HAMP domain-containing sensor histidine kinase encodes the protein MIAKTRLAWHAPDGVSGMPLVDPLHDPAARQVLDNLLAIQMQLELATGIPVSVYGPTGQTLPGISPVRSRPGEQGTPLAKDLLTPRSWPQHSGQMLEVIYGSNLHFFITPFILGSVPLAQIILGPLQIFEPGAQESRADSSESPAAITAMIGAPVLASWKAQAAAEIARTLVSRLSMPNAEATPRLSPPEQPLRLRDGESTALPLRGNTVHSRPESAIRLGALAQDALLPDRSATEQVQTVIESTPMIQTPPGNPDSTPAWPAPPRALSAGGHQTENQNSAASLFHALVETMPQAVIISGAPDGHIVLANRSARMLWPRLLGRQAPGVETSAPLRSWVSADQYPPEWLGLSVALHQAESFRAEISVEIEADPLSQGQPAEQAKQPPTSPTDTLVRGPRQYPMLVSAFPLRTAQGIASHAVAIFEDLSGLLERELFKDELLLVAAHDARNPLTLISSYAQLLERNLAMEIPPGQVLERARGRLADIQEQVEHLSELTDQLYTVTRLESARQRPYSETVNLARLIQRSAIDQQMLTPGRTIETVVEHDPCQVQGDQTQLQQIIMRLLKNAVRYSHPDKPISVSLRCTPENNPLWAEVSVRDQGVGIPRADLPHIFERFYRVIGNEQRARVAGIRPPGNEPTNLGLGLYLCKQLIERMGGHIWAESVEGKGTIVSFTAPLKQ